Proteins encoded within one genomic window of Microbacterium sp. LKL04:
- a CDS encoding LysR family transcriptional regulator, producing the protein MLSLVQLECFVAVAEELHFGQAAARLRMTQPPLSRQIQQLERELDTRLFERTSRRVQLTEAGRTLLPSARRIIDLAAKATADVRSVGHGASGTLTVSYTAMAGQSVLPAFLRRAARELPGATLLLRELVTADQMEELEKGTVDVGLLRPIVERPGVSSRSVLDEKLVLAVPSDSRLAELADPIFLSDTSDQPLLMYSPGGARYFHDLLLSMFVRAGVHPRIVQYAGQVPALLALVSAGLGFTLVPESAQGLPIAGVTFRRLSPDDRSDDVNRVRLDVAWATESTNPLLPEALRVLDATLEQHAAESGIDAVGA; encoded by the coding sequence ATGCTGTCGCTCGTCCAACTGGAGTGCTTCGTCGCCGTCGCGGAGGAGCTGCATTTCGGCCAGGCCGCCGCCCGGCTGCGCATGACCCAGCCGCCGCTCAGCCGGCAGATCCAGCAGCTCGAGCGCGAACTCGACACCCGCCTCTTCGAGCGGACGAGCCGGCGCGTGCAGCTGACGGAGGCCGGCCGCACACTGCTGCCGAGCGCCCGGCGCATCATCGACCTCGCCGCCAAAGCCACCGCCGACGTCCGCTCGGTCGGGCACGGGGCGTCCGGCACGCTCACCGTCTCGTACACGGCGATGGCGGGGCAGAGCGTGCTGCCCGCGTTCCTGCGGCGCGCGGCGCGCGAGCTGCCCGGCGCGACGCTGCTGCTGCGCGAACTCGTGACCGCCGATCAGATGGAGGAGCTCGAGAAGGGGACCGTGGACGTCGGCCTCCTGCGGCCGATCGTCGAGCGCCCGGGGGTCTCGTCGCGGTCCGTCCTCGACGAGAAGCTCGTGCTGGCCGTGCCGTCCGATTCCCGACTGGCGGAGCTCGCCGACCCGATCTTCCTCTCCGACACAAGCGACCAGCCGCTGCTCATGTACTCGCCGGGCGGCGCGCGGTACTTCCACGACCTGCTGCTGTCGATGTTCGTCCGCGCCGGCGTGCACCCGCGCATCGTCCAGTACGCCGGTCAGGTGCCCGCGCTGCTGGCACTCGTGAGCGCGGGTCTCGGGTTCACGCTCGTCCCGGAGTCGGCGCAGGGGCTTCCCATCGCGGGCGTGACCTTCCGGCGGCTCTCGCCGGACGACCGGTCCGACGACGTCAACCGGGTGCGGCTCGACGTCGCGTGGGCGACCGAGTCGACCAATCCGCTGCTTCCCGAGGCGCTGCGCGTCCTGGACGCGACGTTGGAGCAGCACGCCGCCGAGTCTGGGATCGATGCCGTCGGCGCATGA
- a CDS encoding enolase C-terminal domain-like protein: MSTPVVVSYDVIPVAGHDSMLLNLSGAHAPCFTRNLVRLTDVDGRVGIGEVPGGEPIRAALEASGALLIGTPVAAYRETLRSLAASLAHLDAAGRGDQTFDQRIAVHAVTAWESALLDLHGKQLGLPVSALLGDGRQRDEVDVLGYLFFIGDAASTDLPYLQSEGAAGSWEHVRRRTALDADAVVGLARAAQERYGFRDFKLKGGVLLPETEADVVTALAEAFPGARVTLDPNGSWPLAEAIRLGGRLRDVLAYAEDPVGPEGRYSGRETMAEFRRATGMRTATNMIATDWREMAHAVRTQAVDIPLADPHFWTMAGSVRVAQLCDDFGLQWGSHSNNHFDVSLAMFTHVAAAAPGTPTAVDTHWIWQDGQRLTVQPPVIRDGRIAVSSAPGLGIELDDAQVAAAHELYLREGLAGRDDAHAMRYLVPDWEFHPKRPALQRSQLERTA; this comes from the coding sequence ATGAGCACCCCCGTTGTGGTCTCCTACGACGTGATCCCCGTGGCGGGTCACGACAGCATGCTGCTGAACCTCAGCGGTGCACACGCCCCCTGCTTCACGCGCAACCTCGTGCGCCTGACGGACGTCGACGGTCGCGTCGGCATCGGCGAGGTGCCCGGCGGCGAGCCCATCCGCGCCGCACTCGAAGCCTCGGGTGCGCTGCTCATCGGCACGCCCGTCGCGGCGTACCGCGAGACGCTGCGGTCGCTCGCGGCATCCCTCGCCCACCTCGACGCCGCGGGGCGGGGCGACCAGACCTTCGATCAGCGCATCGCCGTGCACGCCGTGACCGCCTGGGAGAGTGCGCTGCTCGACCTGCACGGCAAGCAGCTCGGCCTGCCGGTGAGCGCCCTCCTGGGTGACGGACGTCAGCGCGACGAGGTCGACGTGCTCGGCTACCTCTTCTTCATCGGCGACGCCGCTTCCACTGACCTGCCGTATCTGCAGTCGGAGGGCGCCGCCGGGTCGTGGGAGCACGTGCGGCGCCGAACGGCACTCGACGCGGACGCCGTCGTCGGGCTCGCCCGCGCTGCGCAGGAGCGCTACGGATTCCGGGACTTCAAGCTGAAGGGCGGCGTCCTGCTGCCCGAGACCGAGGCCGACGTCGTCACGGCGCTCGCCGAGGCGTTCCCCGGCGCGCGGGTCACACTCGACCCGAACGGCAGCTGGCCGCTCGCCGAGGCCATCCGGCTGGGTGGACGCCTGCGCGACGTGCTGGCCTACGCCGAGGATCCCGTGGGGCCCGAGGGTCGCTACTCCGGCCGCGAGACGATGGCCGAGTTCCGACGGGCGACGGGCATGCGCACGGCGACGAACATGATCGCGACCGACTGGCGCGAGATGGCCCACGCGGTCCGCACGCAGGCCGTCGACATCCCGCTCGCCGACCCGCATTTCTGGACGATGGCCGGCTCGGTCCGTGTCGCCCAGCTCTGCGACGACTTCGGCCTGCAGTGGGGGTCGCACTCCAACAACCACTTCGACGTGAGCCTCGCGATGTTCACGCACGTCGCCGCCGCGGCCCCGGGGACGCCGACCGCCGTCGACACCCACTGGATCTGGCAAGACGGGCAGCGCCTCACCGTGCAGCCGCCGGTCATCCGGGACGGCCGGATCGCCGTCTCGTCGGCGCCCGGGCTCGGGATCGAGCTCGACGACGCGCAGGTCGCCGCCGCACACGAGCTCTACCTGCGCGAAGGGCTGGCCGGTCGGGACGACGCGCACGCCATGCGCTACCTCGTGCCCGACTGGGAGTTCCACCCCAAGCGCCCCGCCCTGCAGCGATCCCAGCTGGAGCGCACCGCATGA
- a CDS encoding ABC transporter ATP-binding protein produces MSTTTAAPRAEASVPSRTERAVLLEVRDLTVAYRMGDREVEAVHHIDLTIGAGEVVAVVGESGSGKSTIAHAIINLLPPNARVTSGSVSLGGDDLTAKPEAQWRKVRGKRIGLVPQDPSLSLNPVRRVGPQVAEPLRIHKLATRAEANARAVELLEMAGITHPAERAKQYPYQFSGGMRQRALIATALAARPELIIADEPTSALDVTVQKQVLDHLDHLADEFGTSVLLITHDLGVAADRADRIIVMKDGAVVDAGPAAQVISSPTAEYTRQLIAASPDISSHVRRAEATTRRGLDDSDCIVRLSHLVKTFPLPASSRRDGAREVTAVDDISLDIRRGETLAVVGESGSGKSTLARLVLRLEEPSSGSIEFDGADITELAPAPLRQLRRKFQLVYQSPYDSLNPRLTIEQLISEPLHSLGSIDGAGRLRKVRELVEQTALPQGVLARYPDELSGGQRQRVAIARALALDPEFLVLDEAVSALDVSVQAQILDLLITLQAERSLSYLFITHDLGVVAEIADRVAVMRHGRLVEAGAAAQILTAPTDPYTQALIAAIPGQGRHVRRKGASV; encoded by the coding sequence GTGTCGACCACCACCGCCGCGCCGCGCGCCGAGGCATCCGTCCCCTCCCGCACCGAGCGGGCCGTCCTCCTCGAGGTCCGCGACCTCACCGTGGCGTACCGCATGGGCGACCGCGAGGTCGAAGCCGTCCACCACATCGACCTGACGATCGGCGCGGGCGAGGTCGTCGCCGTCGTCGGCGAGTCCGGGTCGGGCAAGAGCACCATCGCGCACGCCATCATCAACCTCCTCCCGCCCAACGCGCGCGTGACGTCGGGGAGCGTGAGTCTCGGCGGCGACGACCTGACGGCGAAGCCCGAGGCGCAGTGGCGGAAGGTCCGGGGCAAGCGCATCGGCCTCGTGCCGCAGGACCCGTCGCTCTCGCTCAACCCGGTGCGCCGCGTCGGGCCGCAGGTCGCCGAGCCGCTCCGCATCCACAAGCTGGCGACCCGCGCTGAGGCGAACGCCCGGGCGGTCGAGCTGCTCGAGATGGCCGGGATCACCCACCCGGCCGAGCGCGCCAAGCAATACCCGTACCAGTTCTCCGGCGGGATGCGGCAACGCGCCCTCATCGCGACCGCGCTCGCCGCACGTCCCGAGCTGATCATCGCCGACGAGCCGACGAGCGCCCTCGACGTCACGGTGCAGAAGCAGGTGCTCGATCACCTCGACCACCTCGCCGACGAGTTCGGCACCTCGGTCCTGCTCATCACGCACGACCTCGGCGTCGCCGCCGACCGGGCCGACCGCATCATCGTGATGAAGGACGGCGCGGTGGTGGATGCCGGGCCCGCCGCACAGGTGATCTCGTCGCCGACCGCCGAATACACGCGCCAGCTGATCGCGGCATCCCCCGACATCTCCTCGCACGTGCGCCGCGCCGAGGCGACGACCCGGCGCGGCCTCGACGACAGCGACTGCATCGTCCGGCTGTCGCACCTCGTGAAGACCTTCCCGCTGCCGGCCTCGTCGCGTCGCGACGGCGCGCGCGAGGTCACCGCCGTCGACGACATCTCACTCGACATCCGCCGCGGCGAGACGCTCGCCGTGGTCGGGGAGTCCGGCAGCGGCAAGTCGACGCTCGCGCGCCTCGTGCTGCGGCTCGAGGAGCCGAGCTCGGGCTCGATCGAGTTCGACGGCGCCGACATCACCGAGCTCGCGCCGGCACCGCTGCGGCAGCTCCGGCGCAAGTTCCAGCTCGTCTATCAGAGCCCGTACGACTCGCTGAACCCGCGGCTCACGATCGAGCAGCTCATCTCCGAGCCGCTGCACTCGCTCGGTTCGATCGACGGCGCCGGGCGGCTCCGCAAGGTGCGGGAGCTCGTCGAGCAGACCGCGCTGCCGCAGGGCGTGCTCGCGCGCTACCCCGACGAGCTCTCGGGCGGACAGCGACAGCGCGTCGCGATCGCGCGTGCTCTCGCGCTCGATCCGGAGTTCCTCGTGCTCGACGAGGCGGTCTCGGCGCTCGATGTGTCGGTGCAGGCGCAGATCCTCGATCTGCTCATCACCCTGCAGGCCGAGCGCTCGCTCAGCTACCTCTTCATCACGCACGATCTGGGCGTCGTCGCCGAGATCGCCGACCGGGTGGCCGTCATGCGCCACGGACGCCTCGTCGAGGCGGGTGCGGCGGCGCAGATCCTGACGGCGCCGACCGATCCCTACACGCAGGCGCTCATCGCCGCGATCCCAGGGCAAGGTCGGCACGTGCGCCGGAAGGGCGCGTCGGTCTGA